Proteins from one Triticum aestivum cultivar Chinese Spring chromosome 7A, IWGSC CS RefSeq v2.1, whole genome shotgun sequence genomic window:
- the LOC123152317 gene encoding uncharacterized protein, producing MMAMLSASLYGTVPPAARRLATATLLPRLLNSSSPGTWRLFRLRCTVLRQGHRRRVAHPTGTSTPALLRIWHPTRDLRTRTVILRCDSEGDLYLVAGASSTRSALPFAGVVTTDLWHQRLGHSGRAPIAGFEFACTPSSTHSCRACRLDKHTWLPFQQSATRSFFPFLLLHLDI from the exons ATGATGGCCATGCTGTCCGCATCGTTGTACGGTACGGTGCCCCCGGCGGCCCGCCGCCTGGCTACGGCTACCCTGCTGCCCCGCCTCCTCAACAGCAGCAGCCCTGGGACATGGCGTCTCTTCAGGCTGCGCTGCACAGTGCTTCGTCAGGGCCATCGTCGTCGGGTAGCACATCCGACTGGTACCTCGACTCCGGCGCTGCTGCGCATATGGCATCCAACCCGG GACCTCCGCACCCGGACGGTGATTCTCCGATGTGATTCGGAAGGCGATCTGTACCTCGTTGCTGGAGCTTCCTCCACTCGCTCTGCTCTTCCGTTCGCTGGCGTGGTCACCACCGACCTCTGGCATCAGCGGCTGGGACACTCAGGGCGCGCTCCGATCGCCGGTTTCGAGTTCGCCTGCACCCCGTCCTCCACTCACTCCTGCCGCGCGTGTCGTCTGGACAAGCACACATGGCTCCCGTTTCAGCAATCTGCAACTCGTAGTTTCTTTCCTTTCCTGCTGTTACACTTAGATATTTAG
- the LOC123154817 gene encoding uncharacterized protein — MSMALRNLATRMRSPAAAVLRPRVSPSAGTRPLRSRLFSSLEEDQEDVKRLYQENLATLDRVKKHQEFMRSRIGFLEKSNKYLSWSFKLLLPIPTAAVILKAIDG, encoded by the exons ATGTCCATGGCGCTGCGCAACTTGGCCACGAGGATGCGgtccccggccgccgccgtcctccgtccCCGCGTCTCGCCTTCGGCCGGCACGCGGCCCCTCCGCTCCAGGCTCTTCAGCTCCTTGGAG GAAGATCAGGAAGATGTGAAAAGGCTGTACCAAGAGAATCTAGCTACACTTGATCGAGTGAAGAAACACCAGGAATTTATGAG ATCGCGCATTGGGTTTCTTGAGAAGAGCAACAAGTATCTGAGTTGGTCTTTCAAGCTGCTTCTGCCTATTCCCACCGCGGCTGTCATCCTGAAAGCAATCGACGGTTAG